One Littorina saxatilis isolate snail1 linkage group LG1, US_GU_Lsax_2.0, whole genome shotgun sequence genomic window carries:
- the LOC138964784 gene encoding prefoldin subunit 4-like gives MAATVKDAEGAEAQVTLDDQQKINKFARHNAKLQDIKDELKTKQKELENLQDAEEELLMLDGEDEGIPYQIGELFVNTTTEEASELIEKAKGTVQEDISQLETHAESHKTVLSDLKVQLYAKFGNNINLEAEED, from the exons ATGGCGGCTACCGTGAAAGAC GCTGAGGGTGCTGAAGCCCAGGTTACCCTCGACGATCAGCAAAAGATTAACAAATTTGCTCGTCATAATGCCAAACTTCAGGATATTAAAGATGAACTGAAGACAAAACAG AAGGAGCTGGAGAATCTTCAAGATGCAGAAGAAGAGCTGCTGATGCTGGATGGTGAAGACGAAGGCATTC CGTACCAAATTGGTGAACTGTTTGTCAACACCACCACCGAAGAGGCGTCGGAGCTGATAGAGAAAGCCAAGGGGACGGTGCAAGAAGATATCTCGCAGCTGGAAACGCACGCAGAGTCCCATAAAACCGTTCTCTCCGACCTCAAAGTGCAGCTGTACGCCAAGTTCGGTAACAACATCAACTTGGAAGCTGAGGAGGACTGA